GGCGGGGAAAGTCCGCGTGTCGCCCTCGGTCGCCGCCGACCCGCCTGAGCCCTGCGCGGGCCCGCCGACGCTCGGCGCGAACCCGCCGGCGCCCTGTGCGTGCCCGCCGGCGCCCTGTGCGTGCCCGCCGGCGCCCTGTGCGTGCCCGCCGGCGCCCTGTGCGTGCCCGCCTGCACCCTCCGGGGGTCCGCCGGCGCCGCGCGCAGTTTCGGCCGTACCGGGCGGTGCCGCCTCTCCGGGGGCCGTCGCCACGCCCGGCGCGGGGACGTTGACGCGCGCCGTGGGGATCCCCGCGGCGGCCAGCCTCCTGACCTCCCGCTCCACCAGCGCGACCGGATCCCCGAACCGCGCCAGCACCTTCGCCACCTCACGCGCGTCCTGGCTGCCCCGCCGCTCCACCTCGATCCTGGCCCGCAGCCGCCGCGCGAAGTCCAGCCGCTGATCGACCTTGAGCACGCCGTGGGCGGCGTCGGCCGCCTTCGAGACGTAGTTCAGTACGAGCTGGTCCGCGCGTTCCACCACGTCTGGCAATGCTGCCCCAATCAGGGTGGACATACCATGGCAACGATGGAGTTCACGGAGTGGATCAGGGGGCGCACCGACGAACAGCTACGGGCGCTCGTCTCCGCGCGTCCCGAGCTGATCACTCCGGTGCCCGCGCATCTGGAGGGTCTCGCCTCGCGGGCCGCCAGTCCTTCGGCGATCGGCAGGGTGCTGGACCGGCTCGACCGGTTCACGCTGGCCGTCGTGGAGACGCTGGCGGTGCGGGAGCAGCCGACCTCGAAGGAGGCGCTGCACGACCTCATCGGCGGGGCTCTGGCGTCCGGCGACCCCGGGCAGCCGCAGGCGGCCGGAGGCGGCCCGCCGGGCGATCCGGAGCCCGCGCTGTCCACGGCGCTCGACAGGCTGCGCGACCTGGCGCTGGTGTACGGGCCCGACGACGCGCTGGAGCTGGGCCCCGGCGTGCGCAAGGTGCTCGACGACCCGGCGGGGCTGGGCCCGAGGGCGCTCGACGCGTTCCGGCACCACGCGCCCGAGCAGCTGGAGGAGATGGCCGACGACGTCGCCCCCGGCACCGCGGGCTCGGGCAAGGAGCGCCTGGCCGCCGCGCTGGCCAAGCCGGCGGGGCTCGTCGCGTCCGTCTCGCCCGAGGCGAGGGGCGCGCTCGACCAGCTCGTCTGGGGCCCGCCGACCGGCCGCGTGCCCAACGCCAGGCGCGAGGTGCGGGTCGCCTCCGCCCGCTCCCCCATCGAGGAGTTGCTCGCCCGCGGCCTGCTGGCCGCCACGGGCGAGGAGAGCGTGACGCTGCCGCGCGAGGTGGGCCTGTTCCTGCGTGGCGGCCGGGTGCACCGCGACCTGCTGGCCGTGCCGCCGCCGCTGCACGGCGCCACGCGCGATCCGAGCCTGGCCGACCGTACGGCGGCGGGGCAGGCGTTCTCGTTCGTCAGGGCCGTGGAGGAGCTGTGCGAGCGGTGGAGCGCCGAGCCGCCCGGCGTGCTGCGTACCGGCGGGCTGGGGGTGCGTGACCTGAAGCGCGCGGCGGGCGAGCTGGACCTGCCGGAGTGGGTGACGGCGCTGGTGGTCGAGGTCGCGCACGCGGCCGGGCTGATCGCGGCGGGCGGCGGCGTCGACGGCGAGTGGCTGCCGACCTCCGGCTACGACCTGTGGCGGGTCAGGCCCACCGCCGACCGGTGGACGATGCTGGCGGGCACGTGGCTGCACATGGACCGGGTGCCCGGCCTGGTCGGCGAGCGCGACGACCGCGACAGGCCGCTCAACGCCCTGCACACCGACCTGCGCCGCTCCTCCGCACCGGGGGTCAGGGCGGCCACGCTGGGCGTGCTGGCCGCGGCGCCGGGGCTGGCGCCCGACCGCGACTCCGTCCTCGAACGGCTGGCGTGGGAGCAGCCGCGCCGCCGCGGGCCGCTGCGCGAGCAGCTCGTCGACTTCACCCTGCGCGAGGCCGAGCAGGTCGGCGTGACGGGGCTGGGCGCGCTGTCCGGGCACGGGCGGGCGCTGATCGAGGGCGGTGAGGCGGCCGAGGCGCTGGCGCCGCTGCTGCCCGAGCCCGTCGATCACGTGCTGCTGCAGGCCGACCTGACCGCCGTCGCGCCGGGGCCGCTGACCAGCGAGCTCAACCGCTGGATGACGCTCACCGCCGACGTCGAGTCCAAGGGCGGGGCCACCGTCTACCGGTTCAGCGAGAGCTCGATCAGGCGTGCGCTCGACGCGGGGCACGGGGGCGAGGAGCTGGTCTCGATGCTGGCCCGCCACTCGGCCACGCCGGTGCCGCAGGCGCTGTCGTACCTGGTGACCGACGTGGCCAGGCGACACGGGCGGATCAGGGTGGGCACCGCGAGCGCGTACGTGCGCTGCGACGACCCCGCACTGCTCGACCAGATCACCGCCGACCGCCGCTCGGCCGCGCTGCGGCTGCGCCGGCTCGCGCCGACCGTCATCGCCTCCCGCTCGTCCAGGGCGGCGCTGGTCGACTCGTTGCGGGCGATGGGGTACTCCCCGGTCGCCGAGTCGCTCGACGGTGACGTGATCATCTCGCAGCTGGAGAGCCGGCGTACCGAAGGGGTCGCCCCTGCGCGCGCCGTGGCCTCGCCCAACGGCCTCGATCCCGAGGTGGCGGCGGCGGCCGTGCGGGCGCTGCGGGCCGGTGACGCCGCGCACCTGGCGCGGCGCGAGCCGGTGGACGCCCCGGGCGGGCAGGTGCCGCGCGGGCCCGCCACGGCCACCATCTCGGCGCTGCAGGAGGCGATCAAGCAGGGGGTGCGGGTGTGGATCGGCTACCTCGACTCCCAGGGCAACGCGACCTCACGCATCCTGGAGCCGGCGCGCATGGAGGGCGGCTACCTGACCGCCTACGACGAGACGAGGGCGGCCGTGCACCGCTTCGCCCTGCACCGCATCACGGGCGTGGCAGGGCTCTGAGCGGCTGACCCGTCACCGAACCGGCAGGGCTCCGAGCGACCGCGCGGCTCGGCGTGCTACCGGACCGGCAGCGCTCTGAGCGACTGGGCCGCCACCGCAGCCACGGGGCCGCCCAGTGCCTCCAGGCCGCGCAGCAGGCGGACGCAGTCGTCGGGGTAGCGGACGGCCAGCCCGCCGCCCAGGGCGACGGCCGCCGCCGTCGCCCTGAGGTCCTTCGGCTCGGCCGCCCAGCCCAGCGCGATCGCCAGCGCCTCGGGCGCGAGGGTGTCGTCGGCGCACATGTACGACAGCACGTTGGCCGCCGCCACCCGCTCAGCGGCACTCCCCCTGGCCCAGACCTCCAGGAACTCCTGCCTGGCCTCCTTCATGGAGTGCCGGGCCAGCAGCGCCACGCCCTGCGCCGCCCGTACCTGGACGGCCGGCCCCTGCCCCGGCAGCGACCTGACCCACTCACGCAGCGGCTGCCACACCCAGAACCCGTACCGGGCGACCAGCTCGGCCAGCACCCGCGCCCGCTGGTGGCCCGCGCGGAAGGCGACGAGCCCGTCCTCGACGCCGATCAGCGGGCCGGTGAGCGGCCGGCGGCCGTTCTCGCGGCAGAGCCGTTCGAGCCGGGTGAGCTGCTCGTCGAAGGCGGCCTGCGTGAGCCGGTGGGTGAACGCCAGCGCCGCCACGGCCAGCACCTCCCCCATGGGCGGCTTGGTGTCGAGCCAGGCCGCCACCTCCTCACCGGCCGGCTCGCCGTCCGGTGAGCCGGCCGGTGCCAGCCGCGCGGCCAGGCGGACGACCTCGGCGGGCGTCGGCAGCGCCAGCGCCTGCTCCCTGGCCCGGTGCAGCGCCTCGGGGGAGAGCCCCGCACGCAGCCCGTACGCGCTCAGGCAGAGGTCGAACAGCTCACCGGGCTCGGGCGCGGCCCACGCGTGCTCCACCTCGACCGCCTGCGACGGCCCGCCGCTCCTGGTGATCACCAGGTACGAGCCCAGCTCGGCCAGCTTGCGTGCCAGGTTGACCAGCTCGGTGCGGTCGGTGCTGGCCGTGATCCAGTCATGCAGCAGGTACGCCCTGCCGGGCTCGTACTCGGTGCCCGTCAGCAGGTCATGCGCCCCGGCGGCCGGCGACAGCACGGTGATCGTGCTCTCGGCCAGCGACATGCGCGACAGCAGCGCCAGCGCCCCCAGGCGCCGCCCCGTCTCCTGCTCCCCGACGAGCACGAGCAGGTGCCGGGTCGCCAGGCGGCGCACCGCCTCGGGGAAGCAGCCCGGCTCCAGGTACGAGCGGAGCAGCGTGTCGGCTTCCCGCCTGGCCAGCTCCCCGGTGGCCGGTCCTGTCACGGCTCGCAACTGATCGGTGACGGCTCTGAGGCTCCCGGTGAGCGTCATGTTGTCGAGGTCGATCTCGCCCGGTTCAGGCGTTTCGGTCACGGAGCCACCTCGGGAAGCTGACTGGAAAGTTTTCTACAGGAATTAACGCCAGACAACGAATCTCTTCGTTTTATGCAGGCGGTGACGTAGCGTCACCACTCCACTCCTGAACTGCGGAGACAGAGAGTCAGGACCACCTCGCGATCCCTGACTACCTCACCTTTTACACGATCTCGACCAACATGAAAACACGAATGCTGACAGAGCAAGCTATATACCTATTTACGGGCTACAAGAACATCATCCACAATGACTAGTCAAGAGACAGAGGCTTGACTGGAGCTGCTCACACGCATCAGGTTGTGCATGTGACCGAGCAAACGCTGGGCAGGCTGGCGGAGGAGTCGTGGAGCCGCTTCGACGACCACGACTCGGTGTACTACGAAGGCGTCTGGCACCGCAGTCACGCGCTCGCCGAGCGGGCGCGCCGGATGTGCGGCGGCTTCGCCGAGGCGGGCATCCGGCCGGGCGACCGGGTGGCCGTCATGATGGCCAACTCCCCCGAGGTGCCGATCGTCTACCAGGCGTTGTGGGCGGCGGGCGCGGTGGTGACGCCGGTGGTGTTCCTCGTGGGGCCGCAGGAGCTGCGCCACATCCTGCTCGACAGCGGCGCCCGCGCCGTCGTCACCTCCCCGGAGCTGGCGGACAACGTCCGTGCCGCGAACGTCGACATCCCGATCCATGTGGACACGGCGGAGCTGGAACGCGCGGCGGAGCGCGGCCCCGTCGCCCGCGACCCCGACGACCTGGCCGCGCTCCTCTACACCGGCGGCACGACCGGCAGGGCCAAGGGCGTCATGCTGAGCCACCACGGCCTGTGGCACGTGGCCAAGGACGCCTTCGAGCTGTCCCACCAGGAGGGCAGGAACCGCGCGCTGGTGCCGGTGCCGCTGTCGCACGCGTACGGGCTGATCATCACGATCGCCTCGCTGCACGCGACCGAGCCGCAGCAGGCGGTGCTGATGCGCTGGTTCGAGCCGCGCGCGTTCCTGGAGCTGGCCGCCGGGCAGCGCGTGCACTACGGCACCGTGGTGCCCTCGATGATCCAGCTGCTGCTCGCCGAGCCGCTGGAGGAGCACCCGCTGCCCGACCTGGCCTACCTCACCTGCGGCGCGGCGCCGCTCGGCAGGCAGACGCTGGAGGAGTTCGAGCGCAGGATGCCGGGCGTGCAGATCTTGGAGGGGTACGGGCTGACCGAGACCAGCGCGGTCACCACGTTCAACCCGCCGGGCAGGCGCCGGCCAGGCAGCGTCGGCCTGCCGCTGGCCGGATACACGATCACCATCCGCGACGGCGACGGCGAGGCGATGGAGATCGGCGACGTGGGCGAGGTCTGCGTCTCCGGCGACTCGCTGATGCTCGGCTACTGGGGCGAGCACGAGCCCGACCCGGAGGGCACCGCGCTGACCGGCAAGGAGCTGCGGACCGGCGACATCGGGTGCGTGGACGACGACGGCTACCTCTACATCGTCGACAGGAAGAAGGACCTGATCATCAGGGGCGGCTTCAACGTGTTCCCGCGTGACGTCGAGGACGCGCTCAACGGGCACCCCGACGTCGTGGCGTCGGGCGTCGTGGGCCGGCCCGACCCCCGTCTCGGCGAGGAGGTCGTGGCGTTCGTCCAGCTGAGGCCGGATGCTACGGTGACGGCCGAGGAGCTGATCGAGTGGGCCCGCGAGCGGGTAGGGCGGGTGAAGTACCCGCGCGAGGTCCGCTTCATCGACTCCGTGCCGCTGACGAGCGTGCTCAAGCTCGACCGCAAGGCACTGCGGAGCAGGCTCGGCTGAGCGGCCCCTGCCCCGGATCCAGGGGGATCTCGTACTCTCGGTCAGACGCGTGTCAATTCCGTGATAAGTGTTGACCTGTCTGGAGGTGAACATGAGTCAGGGTGACCCGTCGGGGTATCCGTACCAGCCTTATGGCGCGCCCTACGGCGAGCAGCCGCCCCCACCGTACGGCTACGGCTATCCGCCTCCCCCGCGCAGCAACGGGCCGAGCGCCAACGCGATCGTCTCCCTGGTGCTCAACCTCTTCGCACTGGTCTCCTGCTGCAACGTCCTGGGGCTGCCGGGCGCGATCCTGGCGGGGCTGGCCATCAGCAAGTCCAGCAGCGAGCCGGGCACGGCCCGCACCATGGTCATGTGGAGCTGGATCCTGTTCGGGGTGGGCTTCGTGCTCACCATCGGCACGTTCGTCGCCCTGGGGGTCAGCGGCGCCTTCGACGAGTGATCAGGCGATCCCGAGGACTAATCCTGGCCCGCCCGTTGTTGGAGACTCGGAGCGGGGGCGCCGGGATCGAGAGACGATGGTCCTGTTGCGCCAGGCCCCCGTCTGAACCCCACGGAGATAGCCAGTGAGCGATGGACCGCTGATCGTCCAGTCGGACAAGACGCTGCTGCTCGAGGTCGACCACGAGCGGGCCGACGCCTGTCGTAAGGCGATCGCGCCGTTCGCCGAGCTCGAGCGCGCTCCCGAACACGTGCACACCTACCGCGTCACCCCGCTGGCCCTGTGGAACGCCCGCGCCGCCGGCCACGACGCCGAGCAGGTCATCGACGCCCTCATCAGCTACAGCCGCTACCCGGTGCCGCACGCGCTGCTGGTGGACGTGGCCGAGACGATGGCCCGCTACGGGCGGCTGCGGCTGGAGAAGGACCCGGTCCACGGGCTCATCCTGACCTCCACCGACCGGGCCGTGCTCGAAGAGGTGCTGCGCTCGAAGAAGATCCAGCCGATGCTGGGCGAGCGGGTCGGTGCCGACACGGTCATCGTGCACCCGAGCGACCGGGGCAACGTCAAGCAGGCCCTGCTCAAGCTGGGCTGGCCCGCCGAGGACCTGGCAGGGTACGTCGACGGCGAGGCGCACCCGATCACGCTGCGGGAGGACGGCTGGTCGCTGCGGCCCTACCAGCGCGAGGCCGCCGAGGCGTTCTGGAACGGCGGCTCCGGCGTGGTCGTGCTGCCGTGCGGCGCCGGCAAGACGATCGTCGGCGCGGCCGCCATGGCGCACGCCAAGGCCACCACGCTCATCATGGTCACGAACACGGTCTCGGCCCACCAGTGGAAGACCGAGCTGCTCAAGCGCACCTCGCTGACCGAGGACGAGATCGGCGAGTACTCCGGCAACAAGAAGGAGATCCGCCCGGTCACCATCGCCACCTACCAGGTGATGACCACCCGGCGCAAAGGCGTCTACAGCCACCTGGAGCTGTTCGACGCCCGCGACTGGGGCCTGATCGTCTACGACGAGGTGCACCTGCTGCCCGCGCCGATCTTCCGGATGACCGCCGACCTTCAGGCCCGCAGGCGGGTCGGGCTGACCGCGACCCTGGTGCGCGAGGACGGGCGCGAG
The nucleotide sequence above comes from Nonomuraea gerenzanensis. Encoded proteins:
- a CDS encoding helicase-associated domain-containing protein, whose protein sequence is MEFTEWIRGRTDEQLRALVSARPELITPVPAHLEGLASRAASPSAIGRVLDRLDRFTLAVVETLAVREQPTSKEALHDLIGGALASGDPGQPQAAGGGPPGDPEPALSTALDRLRDLALVYGPDDALELGPGVRKVLDDPAGLGPRALDAFRHHAPEQLEEMADDVAPGTAGSGKERLAAALAKPAGLVASVSPEARGALDQLVWGPPTGRVPNARREVRVASARSPIEELLARGLLAATGEESVTLPREVGLFLRGGRVHRDLLAVPPPLHGATRDPSLADRTAAGQAFSFVRAVEELCERWSAEPPGVLRTGGLGVRDLKRAAGELDLPEWVTALVVEVAHAAGLIAAGGGVDGEWLPTSGYDLWRVRPTADRWTMLAGTWLHMDRVPGLVGERDDRDRPLNALHTDLRRSSAPGVRAATLGVLAAAPGLAPDRDSVLERLAWEQPRRRGPLREQLVDFTLREAEQVGVTGLGALSGHGRALIEGGEAAEALAPLLPEPVDHVLLQADLTAVAPGPLTSELNRWMTLTADVESKGGATVYRFSESSIRRALDAGHGGEELVSMLARHSATPVPQALSYLVTDVARRHGRIRVGTASAYVRCDDPALLDQITADRRSAALRLRRLAPTVIASRSSRAALVDSLRAMGYSPVAESLDGDVIISQLESRRTEGVAPARAVASPNGLDPEVAAAAVRALRAGDAAHLARREPVDAPGGQVPRGPATATISALQEAIKQGVRVWIGYLDSQGNATSRILEPARMEGGYLTAYDETRAAVHRFALHRITGVAGL
- a CDS encoding AMP-binding protein, whose amino-acid sequence is MTEQTLGRLAEESWSRFDDHDSVYYEGVWHRSHALAERARRMCGGFAEAGIRPGDRVAVMMANSPEVPIVYQALWAAGAVVTPVVFLVGPQELRHILLDSGARAVVTSPELADNVRAANVDIPIHVDTAELERAAERGPVARDPDDLAALLYTGGTTGRAKGVMLSHHGLWHVAKDAFELSHQEGRNRALVPVPLSHAYGLIITIASLHATEPQQAVLMRWFEPRAFLELAAGQRVHYGTVVPSMIQLLLAEPLEEHPLPDLAYLTCGAAPLGRQTLEEFERRMPGVQILEGYGLTETSAVTTFNPPGRRRPGSVGLPLAGYTITIRDGDGEAMEIGDVGEVCVSGDSLMLGYWGEHEPDPEGTALTGKELRTGDIGCVDDDGYLYIVDRKKDLIIRGGFNVFPRDVEDALNGHPDVVASGVVGRPDPRLGEEVVAFVQLRPDATVTAEELIEWARERVGRVKYPREVRFIDSVPLTSVLKLDRKALRSRLG
- a CDS encoding DNA repair helicase XPB, giving the protein MSDGPLIVQSDKTLLLEVDHERADACRKAIAPFAELERAPEHVHTYRVTPLALWNARAAGHDAEQVIDALISYSRYPVPHALLVDVAETMARYGRLRLEKDPVHGLILTSTDRAVLEEVLRSKKIQPMLGERVGADTVIVHPSDRGNVKQALLKLGWPAEDLAGYVDGEAHPITLREDGWSLRPYQREAAEAFWNGGSGVVVLPCGAGKTIVGAAAMAHAKATTLIMVTNTVSAHQWKTELLKRTSLTEDEIGEYSGNKKEIRPVTIATYQVMTTRRKGVYSHLELFDARDWGLIVYDEVHLLPAPIFRMTADLQARRRVGLTATLVREDGREGDVFSLIGPKRYDAPWKEMENQGWIAPADCVEVRVTLTDEERLAYAMAESEERYRFCATTPSKTHVTEALVRRHLGEQVLVIGQYIDQLDELGEHLNAPVIKGETRVKERERLYQAFRDKEIQVLVVSKVANFSIDLPEATVAIQVSGTFGSRQEEAQRLGRVLRPKSDGGGARFYTVVSRDTVDQEFAAHRQRFLAEQGYAYQIIDADDVLGGV